A stretch of DNA from Burkholderiales bacterium:
CATGGCGGAGGAAGCCGAGACCGATCTGGTGGAAATCGCGCCGCTGGCGAAGCCGCCAGTGTGCCGGCTGATGGATTTCGGCAAGTACAAGTACCGCGAAGCCAAGAAAAAACACGAAGCCAAGCTCAAGCAAAAGCAGATCCAGGTCAAGGAAATCAAGTTCCGCCCCGGCACCAGCGAAGGCGATTACCAGATCAAGTTGCGCAACCTCATCCGCTTCCTGGAAGAGGGCGATAAGACCAAGGTGACGCTGCGTTTCCGCGGCCGCGAGATGGCGCACCAGGAATTCGGCATCCGGCTGCTGCAGCGGGTGCAGACGGATCTCGACAGCTACGGGGTGGTCGAGCAGTTTCCCAAGATGGAAGGGCGGCAGATGGTGATGGTGCTGTCGCCGAAGAAGAAGTAGCTTTTACCGCAGAGGCGCAGAGAAATTGCGGATTTAATGCCGGCGTTTTGAATTTTTGAGTTGTTTTTGTTTTCTCTGCGTCACGGCGTCTC
This window harbors:
- the infC gene encoding translation initiation factor IF-3, which encodes MAQEKELRINGEINAPEVRLIGAKGEQIGIVSIAAANTMAEEAETDLVEIAPLAKPPVCRLMDFGKYKYREAKKKHEAKLKQKQIQVKEIKFRPGTSEGDYQIKLRNLIRFLEEGDKTKVTLRFRGREMAHQEFGIRLLQRVQTDLDSYGVVEQFPKMEGRQMVMVLSPKKK